From a single bacterium genomic region:
- a CDS encoding FAD-binding oxidoreductase, with the protein MIVKKDREEIISYLEDSSNFKGGKAEVVFIPENEDEIVSILKESSKNKFPLTISGGGTGTVGGRIPVEGGIISLEKFNKIKFINKENKTACLSAGVIVDEFLKELDKYSLFYPPFPTERTAFIGGNIATNASGEYSFRFGPTRKYVKKIRMIRSNGEIFEIKRGDVFEKDNFIDYGCFKIPLPSYRTPDVKCSAGYYSQKGMDGIDLLIGSEGTLGIITEIDVSLIEKLPERFIIVLFVGNKENIPEIIKKIKSEKEFLQLFSLEFFDSKALEFLKSDFPEIPDNTCAIYCEGVSEIEKMERWAEIAEEIKVVETMIGEDKQNYEKLIDFRHRLPDNVNAYFKKIGSVKVAVDAAVPEDKFPLMYNFYTEIIKQNTDLHMILFGHIGENHLHFNLFPKDEKQKEKAWRIYEEAVKKAVSFGGTGFAEHGIGKLKHKYLEIMYGKRGILDMVRIKKIFDPACILSLDNIFPKEYLLEI; encoded by the coding sequence AAATAATTTCTTATTTAGAGGACTCTTCAAATTTTAAAGGTGGAAAAGCAGAAGTTGTTTTTATACCTGAAAATGAAGATGAAATTGTATCTATTTTAAAAGAAAGCAGTAAAAATAAATTTCCATTAACAATTTCTGGTGGTGGAACAGGAACAGTAGGTGGAAGAATACCTGTTGAGGGAGGGATAATTTCTCTTGAAAAATTTAATAAAATTAAATTTATAAATAAAGAAAATAAAACAGCATGTCTTTCTGCAGGAGTTATTGTTGATGAATTTTTAAAGGAATTAGATAAATATTCTCTTTTTTACCCACCATTTCCGACAGAAAGAACTGCTTTTATAGGAGGTAATATTGCAACCAATGCATCAGGGGAATATAGTTTCAGATTTGGTCCCACAAGGAAATATGTTAAAAAAATAAGAATGATAAGAAGTAATGGAGAAATATTTGAAATTAAAAGAGGGGATGTTTTTGAAAAAGACAACTTTATTGATTATGGATGTTTTAAAATACCTTTGCCTTCTTACAGAACTCCTGATGTAAAATGTTCTGCTGGATATTACTCACAAAAGGGAATGGATGGGATTGACCTTTTAATTGGTTCAGAAGGGACACTTGGAATAATTACAGAAATTGATGTTTCTTTAATAGAAAAATTACCTGAAAGATTTATAATAGTTTTATTTGTTGGCAATAAAGAAAACATACCAGAAATTATAAAAAAAATAAAAAGTGAAAAGGAATTTTTACAACTTTTTTCTTTAGAATTTTTCGATTCAAAAGCACTTGAGTTTTTAAAAAGTGATTTTCCTGAAATTCCTGACAATACCTGTGCAATTTATTGTGAAGGAGTTTCAGAAATTGAAAAAATGGAAAGATGGGCTGAAATAGCAGAGGAAATAAAAGTTGTTGAGACAATGATAGGGGAAGATAAACAAAATTATGAAAAACTAATTGATTTTAGACATAGATTACCTGATAATGTTAATGCATATTTTAAAAAAATCGGAAGTGTAAAAGTTGCAGTAGATGCCGCAGTTCCAGAAGATAAATTTCCTTTGATGTATAATTTTTATACAGAAATTATAAAACAAAACACTGACCTTCATATGATACTCTTTGGGCATATTGGAGAAAACCATCTTCATTTTAATCTTTTTCCAAAAGATGAAAAACAAAAAGAAAAAGCATGGAGAATTTATGAAGAAGCAGTAAAAAAGGCAGTTTCTTTTGGAGGAACTGGTTTTGCTGAACACGGAATAGGGAAATTAAAACATAAATACCTTGAAATTATGTATGGGAAAAGAGGAATATTAGATATGGTAAGAATTAAAAAAATTTTTGACCCTGCATGTATTCTTTCTCTTGATAATATTTTTCCTAAGGAATATTTATTAGAAATCTAA